One genomic region from Asterias amurensis chromosome 7, ASM3211899v1 encodes:
- the LOC139939644 gene encoding uncharacterized protein: protein MKFKMNFLQLINCSKTLGLHTKPVNLCSTIINRPAVEQRREFLPTKKASTSHCLQCTRHHSASAWTSHSSAKTLCTISCSSSTRKTWRTNYITSSVTGSRPNYATLLHQVKTGLSQRNFTSSSSCEKVVQKKWREFSSDATSFDGVENIEESDWTHPTTRTESVISQDPELRSLLCEMAADFGKSDHGEGASEGGVITDSESSFGSSSSVLKNDICAQEESEREGSVAMVPEEEDGLQKEAGVLNVTNIAAEESVFVFDIDELVQILREENAQDICVIKVPPEKNYVDYFVVVTGRSSRHLMAMTQFINKLYKGRKQSSDPFLITEGKLSDDWMCLDFGNIVVHFMMEETRLTYDLEQLWTLGSEFDDHMQQWEQHEMMMFNPKTDLQMQEPDDGESTQA, encoded by the exons ATgaaattcaaaatgaattttCTCCAGTTGATCAACTGCTCGAAGACTTTAGGACTTCACACGAAACCAGTGAACCTTTGTAGCACCATCATCAATCGTCCAGCTGTTGAACAACGTAGGGAATTTTTGCCTACCAAAAAAGCATCAACTTCACACTGTTTGCAGTGTACTCGCCACCATAGCGCTAGTGCATGGACATCACACTCCTCCGCAAAAACCCTTTGTACAATATCTTGCTCTTCGTCAACAAGAAAAACTTGGAGGACTAATTACATCACAAGTAGTGTCACTGGCAGTAGGCCTAATTATGCCACATTGTTACACCAGGTTAAGACAGGTTTATCACAAAGAAACTTTACTTCCTCATCATCATGTGAAAAAGTTGTTCAAAAAAAGTGGCGAGAATTTTCGTCAGATGCAACAAGTTTTGATGGTGTAGAAAATATTGAGGAAAGTGACTGGACACACCCAACAACCCGAACTGAAAGTGTCATCAGCCAAGACCCAGAGTTACGCTCACTTCTCTGCGAGATGGCAGCTGACTTTGGAAAGTCTGATCATGGAGAAGGGGCTTCTGAAGGGGGGGTCATCACAGATTCTGAATCGTCATTTGGTTCGTCTAGCTCTGTCTTGAAGAATGACATCTGCGCACAAGAGGAAAGTGAGAGAGAAGGCTCTGTTGCAATGGTGCCAGAGGAAGAGGATGGACTACAGAAGGAGGCGGGAGTTTTGAATGTGACAAATATAGCTGCTG AGGAATCTGTGTTCGTGTTCGACATCGATGAACTTGTGCAAATACTTCGAGAAGAGAATGCACAGGACATATGCGTCATCAAAGTGCCTCCAGAGAAAAACTACgttgattattttgttgtggtGACGGGTAGATCTTCCAGACACCTCATGGCTATGACCCAGTTCATCAATAAACTG TACAAAGGGCGGAAGCAGAGCAGTGATCCATTTCTTATCACGGAGGGAAAGCTAAGTGATGATTGGATGTGTCTTGACTTTG GCAACATTGTTGTCCACTTCATGATGGAAGAAACAAGATTGACCTATGACCTAGAGCAGCTGTGGACCCTTGGGAGTGAGTTTGACGACCATATGCAGCAGTGGGAGCAACATGAGATGATGATGTTTAACCCTAAGACCGATCTTCAGATGCAGGAACCAGATGATGGGGAATCGACCCAAGCATGA
- the LOC139939642 gene encoding DNA ligase 4-like: MSDGRDNPSTSTPAAATAGASEDAATVASHIPFAELAGFLEKVQKKHGGEAKKQMFREFLDKWREFHKHLHEDDPTTKDNFYPVMRLLLPQLERERIAYGIKEHTLAKLYIDILGLGKESQDAKKLINYRAPTAKQEAGDFASVAYFVLRNRCPEKGSLTIQDVNTCLDAIAGSNAAKKKDVVKKNFMHLLRNTSALEQKWLVRMIMKDMKSGLSQVAIFHIFHPDAEDFFNVTNNLSKLCADLNDPRVRMNEVGISVFSAFSPMLGMRANTNQVEKLMEHKPFFIETKLDGERMQLHKEGNSYKYFSRRSHDYSRSFGETPDDGSLTPYIANCFKRDVRNCILDGEMMAYNPETKTFMTKGENFDIKTMRDDQDLQVCYCVFDILLFNDKKLANLPLHERVQYISKVFNPVDGRLHIVERREANSKLDVVTALNDAIDSREEGIMIKNPNTAYRPDRRKGSGWLKIKPEYVDNLMDELDLLIVGGYFGKGIRSQMVSHFLLAVAEPSKVPGEHPTNFIAFTKVGSGYSLKELYDFNQRLLPHLKVFKKERPPSFLQFTKEKPEMYVKPENSFILQVKATEISSSSSYPTGCTLRFPRVEKVREDKEWHQCMTTEELDNLRQSSEGKLATRHAGMGVEDEVPSKKKKASSRIAKPVGVAARFMAADVSEVTKVSEMFADREFCIVNNPTSHSKADLEKKIVEYGGQVAQNPGGETFCVLANKINLKVRNIISSDIYDVVSTDWLLKCLDAQKCLPWLPSHMIHVSPETKVQFSLLYDRHGDSYTEDVDTDKLKEIFEKVGKEGTYPSLGNESIAELEQQYFPGESPLGLFRLCKVYMDSCLVIGDESTHIKDCSLDLVTLELRFYGATISTKMDEDVTHVVLDRIDKTRLPSYKLLMRERQRKFHLVSPEWVYACIDSGKILSERRFELGLSATV, encoded by the exons ATGTCTGATGGAAGAGATAACCCATCAACGTCAACTCCAGCAGCAGCAACTGCAGGAGCTAGTGAGGATGCAGCGACAGTGGCCAGCCACATTCCTTTTGCTGAACTTGCTGGATTCTTGGAGAAGGTACAGAAGAAGCACGGCGGCGAGGCCAAGAAACAGATGTTCCGAGAGTTCCTTGACAAGTGGAGAGAGTTTCACAAACATCTTCATGAGGATGATCCAACGACG AAAGACAATTTCTATCCTGTGATGAGACTGTTACTGCCGCAACTGGAAAGGGAAAGAATCGCATACGGTATCAAGGAG CATACCCTAGCCAAGTTGTACATTGACATTCTTGGCTTGGGTAAAGAAAGCCAAGATGCTAAGAAGTTAATCAATTACCGAGCACCAACTGCCAAACAG GAAGCTGGAGACTTTGCCAGTGTTGCATATTTTGTGCTCAGAAACAGATGCCCAGAAAAGGGGAG TTTGACGATTCAGGATGTCAATACATGCCTTGATGCCATAGCGGGAAGCAACGCTGCTAAGAAGAAGGATGTAGTTAAGAAGAACTTCATGCACCTGTTGAGGAACACCAGCGCACTGGAACAGAAGTGGCTGGTCAGAATGATCATGAag GATATGAAGTCTGGCCTGAGTCAAGTTGCAATCTTCCATATCTTTCATCCAGATGCAGAAGACTTCTTCAATGTCACAAACAACCTATCTAAG TTGTGTGCTGATTTAAATGATCCTCGGGTCAGAATGAATGAGGTTGGGATCAGCGTATTTTCAGCCTTCAGCCCAATGCTTGGAATGAGAGCCAACACAAACCAG GTTGAGAAGTTAATGGAGCACAAACCATTCTTCATCGAGACAAAGCTTGATGGAGAGAGAATGCAGCTCCACAAGGAAGGAAACTCATACAAGTACTTCTCAAGAAG GTCCCACGACTATTCCCGTTCCTTTGGCGAGACTCCAGATGATGGCAGTCTGACACCATACATCGCAAACTGCTTCAAAAG GGATGTTCGTAACTGCATACTGGATGGAGAGATGATGGCCTACAATCCAGAAACAAAAACCTTCAT gACCAAGGGAGAGAATTTTGATATTAAGACGATGAGGGATGACCAAG ATCTTCAGGTATGTTACTGTGTCTTTGACATTCTTCTCTTCAATGATAAGAAACTCGCCAACCTTCCGCTCCATGAGAGGGTACAGTACATTAGCAA GGTTTTCAATCCAGTGGATGGGAGACTTCACATTGTAGAGAGAAGGGAAGCAAATTCAAA ACTAGACGTTGTGACAGCCTTGAATGATGCAATTGATAGTAGAGAAGAGGGAATCATGATCAAGAATCCAAACACAGCATACCGGCCAGACAGGCGAAAAG GCAGTGGATGGTTGAAAATCAAACCAGAATACGTAGACAATTTGATGGATGAACTGGACTTATTAATAGTTGGAGGTTACTTTGGCAAAGGG ATCCGCTCACAGATGGTATCTCATTTTCTATTGGCTGTTGCCGAACCATCCAAAGTACCCGGTGAACATCCAACCAACTTTATAGCCTTCACAAAG GTTGGCTCAGGGTACTCATTGAAAGAGTTGTACGATTTCAATCAACGGCTTCTTCCTCATCTGAAAGTCTTCAAGAAAGAGCGCCCTCCATCATTCTTACAATTTACAAAG GAAAAACCTGAAATGTACGTGAAGCCAGAAAACTCTTTTATCCTTCAAGTGAAAGCCACAGAAATTAGCTCATCGTCCAG TTATCCAACGGGCTGCACGCTTCGTTTCCCGCGGGTTGAGAAGGTCCGAGAGGATAAAGAATGGCATCAGTGCATGACAACAGAGGAACTGGACAACCTCAGACAG TCTTCGGAGGGGAAGTTAGCAACAAGGCATGCTGGGATGGGCGTTGAAGATGAAGTCCCAAGTAAGAAGAAGAAGGCATCTTCTAGGATCGCCAAGCCAGTGGGAGTAGCTGCTCGCTTCATGGCAGCTGATGTGTCAGAGGTCACAAAG gTATCTGAGATGTTTGCAGATCGTGAGTTCTGTATCGTCAACAATCCCACTAGCCACTCTAAGGCTGACTTGGAGAAGAAGATTGTTGAGTACGGAGGACAGGTGGCGCAGAACCCTGGCGGTGAAACATTCTGTGTCTTGGCCAACAAGATCAATCTTAAAGTCAGAAACATTATCAG CTCTGACATCTATGATGTTGTCAGTACGGACTGGCTGTTAAAGTGTTTG GATGCACAGAAGTGCCTTCCATGGTTACCAAGTCACATGATCCACGTCTCCCCGGAGACCAAAGTCCAGTTCTCTTTGCTGTATGATCGTCATGGCGATAGCTACACTGAGGATGTAGACACTGACAAACTCAAGGAAATATTTGAGAAAGTTGGAAAGGAG GGCACCTACCCCTCGTTAGGAAATGAATCCATAGCCGAGCTAGAGCAGCAGTACTTCCCAGGGGAATCCCCTCTAGGGCTCTTCAGGTTGTGCAAGGTCTACATGGATTCGTGTCTGGTCATTGGTGATGAGTCAACT